One window of the Populus trichocarpa isolate Nisqually-1 chromosome 9, P.trichocarpa_v4.1, whole genome shotgun sequence genome contains the following:
- the LOC7494288 gene encoding transcription initiation factor TFIID subunit 14b isoform X2: MSKPEENTEKKESAQILNKKLKDVEISIPIVYGNIAFWLGKKSNEYQSHKWTIYVRGATNEDLGVVIKRAVFQLHSSFNNPTRVIEAPPFELSEAGWGEFEIAITLYFHSDVCDKPLNLYHHLKLYPEDEPGPVSMKKPVVVESYDEIVFPEPSEGFLARVQSHPAVNLPRLPAGFTLPPPMPVEDTSKRKRGDTKDNPLAQWFMKFSEADKLLQLAAARQQAHIAKLRRQISLINGQDQHLKSPSNQ; encoded by the exons gAATCGGCACAGATTTTGAACAAGAAGCTCAAAGATGTCGAAATCAGCATTCCAATAGTTTATGGCAACATAGCATTCTGGCTTGGAAAAAAGTCTAACGA GTATCAATCTCATAAGTGGACTATATATGTACGTGGGGCCACTAACGAGGATCTTGGTGTAGTGATAAAGCGAGCTGTTTTTCAGCTTCATTCTAGTTTCAATAATCCTACAAGAGTCATTGAGGCACCTCCTTTTGAGTTATCAGAAGCAGGCTGGGGTGAATTTGAGATTGCCATTACACTGTATTTTCACAGTGATGTGTGTGATAAGCCTTTGAACCT ATATCATCATTTGAAGTTGTACCCAGAAGATGAACCTGGCCCTGTGTCAATGAAGAAGCCAGTTGTTGTAGAATCATATGATGAGATCGTATTCCCGGAGCCTTCAGAGGGTTTCTTAGCTCGTGTACAGAGTCATCCAGCTGTAAATCTACCCAGATTACCTGCTGGTTTTACTTTGCCTCCTCCTA TGCCGGTTGAAGATACAAGTAAAAGGAAGAGAGGAGACACTAAAGATAATCCTCTAGCCCAGTGGTTTATGAAATTCTCTGAAGCAGATAAGCTGCTGCAGCTTGCTGCAGCTCGTCAGCAG GCTCATATAGCAAAACTCCGACGGCAAATAAGCTTGATAAATGGGCAGGATCAACATTTGAAATCTCCCTCCAACCAGTGA
- the LOC7494288 gene encoding transcription initiation factor TFIID subunit 14b isoform X1, translating to MSKPEENTEKKESAQILNKKLKDVEISIPIVYGNIAFWLGKKSNEYQSHKWTIYVRGATNEDLGVVIKRAVFQLHSSFNNPTRVIEAPPFELSEAGWGEFEIAITLYFHSDVCDKPLNLYHHLKLYPEDEPGPVSMKKPVVVESYDEIVFPEPSEGFLARVQSHPAVNLPRLPAGFTLPPPMPVEDTSKRKRGDTKDNPLAQWFMKFSEADKLLQLAAARQQVQAHIAKLRRQISLINGQDQHLKSPSNQ from the exons gAATCGGCACAGATTTTGAACAAGAAGCTCAAAGATGTCGAAATCAGCATTCCAATAGTTTATGGCAACATAGCATTCTGGCTTGGAAAAAAGTCTAACGA GTATCAATCTCATAAGTGGACTATATATGTACGTGGGGCCACTAACGAGGATCTTGGTGTAGTGATAAAGCGAGCTGTTTTTCAGCTTCATTCTAGTTTCAATAATCCTACAAGAGTCATTGAGGCACCTCCTTTTGAGTTATCAGAAGCAGGCTGGGGTGAATTTGAGATTGCCATTACACTGTATTTTCACAGTGATGTGTGTGATAAGCCTTTGAACCT ATATCATCATTTGAAGTTGTACCCAGAAGATGAACCTGGCCCTGTGTCAATGAAGAAGCCAGTTGTTGTAGAATCATATGATGAGATCGTATTCCCGGAGCCTTCAGAGGGTTTCTTAGCTCGTGTACAGAGTCATCCAGCTGTAAATCTACCCAGATTACCTGCTGGTTTTACTTTGCCTCCTCCTA TGCCGGTTGAAGATACAAGTAAAAGGAAGAGAGGAGACACTAAAGATAATCCTCTAGCCCAGTGGTTTATGAAATTCTCTGAAGCAGATAAGCTGCTGCAGCTTGCTGCAGCTCGTCAGCAG GTGCAGGCTCATATAGCAAAACTCCGACGGCAAATAAGCTTGATAAATGGGCAGGATCAACATTTGAAATCTCCCTCCAACCAGTGA